One Gemmatimonadota bacterium DNA window includes the following coding sequences:
- a CDS encoding aminotransferase class V-fold PLP-dependent enzyme, with translation MRRAGRHFLQLPGPSNVPDRVLAAMHRNTIDHRGPEFQALGLRVLEGLRHLFGTEGRVFLYPSSATGAWEAALANTLSPGARVLVFERGFFAEQWGRVAARLGLDVVAVPGDWRRGVTADDLHAALATDPDRRIAAVLVVHNETSTGVTTDLAALRPVLDALAHPALLMADTVSSLAACDYRHDAWGIDVCVSGSQKALMLPPGLAFVAAGPRALAAAASATAPRSYWSWSEQTRFNDEGFFPYTPATGLLFGLDEALTLLAQEGLPAVFARHARHAAAARAAVEAWDLECFAERAHERSVAATTVLLPAGHSADALRSVILERCDMSIGGGLGRLADRVIRIGHLGDFNDVMLLGTLGGVELGLRVAGIPHRPGGAQAALALLADTAPHGVDSTALG, from the coding sequence ATGCGACGCGCCGGCCGCCACTTCCTGCAGCTCCCCGGGCCCAGCAACGTCCCCGACCGCGTGCTGGCCGCCATGCACCGCAACACCATCGACCACCGCGGCCCGGAGTTCCAGGCGTTGGGGCTGCGGGTGCTCGAAGGCTTGCGCCACCTGTTCGGCACGGAGGGGCGCGTCTTTCTCTATCCCTCGTCGGCGACGGGGGCCTGGGAGGCGGCGCTCGCCAACACGCTCTCTCCCGGCGCGCGCGTGCTGGTGTTCGAGCGCGGCTTCTTCGCGGAGCAGTGGGGGCGGGTGGCCGCGCGGCTCGGCCTGGACGTGGTGGCCGTCCCTGGGGACTGGCGCCGCGGCGTCACCGCGGATGACCTGCACGCCGCGCTCGCCACCGATCCCGATCGGCGCATCGCCGCCGTGCTGGTGGTCCACAACGAGACCTCCACCGGGGTGACCACGGACCTGGCGGCGCTGCGTCCGGTGCTGGACGCCCTCGCGCACCCGGCCCTCCTGATGGCGGATACGGTGTCCTCGTTGGCTGCCTGTGACTACCGTCACGACGCCTGGGGCATCGACGTGTGCGTGAGCGGCTCCCAGAAGGCGCTCATGCTGCCGCCCGGGCTCGCCTTCGTCGCCGCCGGACCGCGCGCGCTGGCCGCCGCGGCGTCGGCCACCGCCCCGCGCTCCTACTGGAGCTGGAGCGAGCAGACGCGCTTCAACGACGAGGGCTTCTTCCCGTACACGCCCGCCACCGGGCTGCTCTTCGGCCTGGACGAGGCGCTCACCTTGCTCGCGCAGGAGGGGCTGCCGGCGGTCTTCGCCCGCCACGCGCGCCACGCCGCCGCCGCCCGGGCCGCGGTCGAGGCCTGGGATCTGGAGTGCTTCGCCGAGCGCGCGCACGAGCGCTCCGTGGCGGCGACCACGGTGCTGCTGCCCGCGGGGCACAGCGCCGATGCCCTGCGGAGCGTGATCCTGGAGCGCTGCGACATGTCCATCGGCGGGGGGCTGGGGCGGCTCGCCGATCGGGTGATCCGCATCGGACACCTCGGCGACTTCAACGATGTCATGCTGCTGGGCACGCTCGGGGGCGTGGAGCTGGGGCTGCGGGTGGCCGGGATTCCCCATCGCCCCGGCGGAGCGCAGGCGGCCCTGGCGCTCTTGGCCGACACCGCACCGCACGGGGTGGATTCAACCGCGCTCGGCTGA
- a CDS encoding methyltransferase domain-containing protein, which produces MGLYQRLYQVYFAMERRIVPGLRHTQSRYHDALRELAAERPRWLDLGCGWHLLREWQEAEERELVSSVPLLVGLELDEAALRKHRTIGPKVVGDVSRLPFQDGSFDLVSANMVVEHLEEPALQFSEIQRVLRPGGSFVFHTPNLHGYIARIAAALPEGLKGSLISVLERRKSEDVYPTFYRANTAEQVEALAQRTGFEVVRIARVTTTAQTAIVPPLALAELLWLRMLERNPALERYRTNLIVQLRRAA; this is translated from the coding sequence GTGGGTCTCTACCAGCGGCTGTATCAGGTGTACTTCGCCATGGAGCGGAGGATCGTCCCGGGCCTGCGGCACACGCAGAGCCGGTACCACGACGCGCTCCGCGAGCTCGCCGCCGAGCGGCCGCGTTGGCTCGACCTGGGATGCGGATGGCACCTGCTGCGCGAGTGGCAGGAGGCGGAGGAGCGCGAGCTCGTCTCGTCCGTGCCGCTCCTCGTGGGTCTGGAGCTGGACGAGGCCGCGCTGCGCAAGCACCGCACGATCGGCCCCAAGGTGGTGGGGGACGTCTCGCGCCTGCCCTTCCAGGACGGCAGCTTCGACCTGGTCAGCGCCAACATGGTGGTCGAGCACCTGGAGGAGCCGGCGCTCCAGTTCTCGGAGATCCAGCGGGTCCTGAGGCCTGGTGGTTCCTTCGTCTTCCACACGCCGAACCTCCACGGCTACATCGCGCGGATCGCCGCAGCCCTCCCGGAGGGCCTGAAGGGGTCCTTGATCTCGGTCCTGGAGCGGCGTAAGAGCGAGGACGTCTATCCTACCTTCTATCGCGCCAACACCGCGGAGCAGGTGGAGGCGCTGGCCCAGCGGACCGGCTTCGAGGTGGTGCGGATCGCGCGGGTCACCACGACGGCGCAGACGGCCATCGTGCCCCCGCTGGCCTTGGCCGAGCTGCTCTGGCTCCGGATGCTCGAGCGCAATCCGGCGTTGGAGCGCTACCGCACCAACCTCATCGTCCAGCTGCGGAGAGCCGCGTAG
- a CDS encoding GNAT family protein — MIALEPVTLEAGGVRLEPLTLEHVSALEAAAADGELWTLRYTSVPAPGETTGYVRAALEGQEAGHMLPWVVRELDTGSVIGSTRYHDVVASIDRVEIGYTWYGRRWQGTHVNPACKRLLLAHAFERIGCAVVGLRTDILNARSQRAIAALGARRDGVLRHHQPRRDGSVRDTVMFSILADEWPDVRARLDHRLREGPSGSAERG, encoded by the coding sequence GTGATCGCGCTGGAACCGGTGACCCTCGAGGCGGGCGGTGTCCGCCTGGAGCCGCTCACGCTGGAGCACGTGTCCGCGCTGGAGGCGGCGGCCGCGGACGGAGAGCTGTGGACGCTGCGGTATACGTCCGTGCCGGCGCCGGGCGAGACGACGGGGTACGTGCGCGCCGCGCTGGAGGGGCAGGAGGCGGGCCACATGCTCCCCTGGGTCGTGCGCGAGCTCGACACCGGATCGGTGATCGGGTCGACGCGCTACCACGACGTCGTGGCGTCGATCGACCGCGTGGAGATCGGCTACACCTGGTACGGTCGGCGCTGGCAGGGGACGCACGTCAATCCGGCCTGCAAGCGGTTGCTGCTGGCGCACGCCTTCGAGCGGATCGGGTGCGCCGTGGTGGGGCTGCGCACGGACATCCTGAACGCGCGCTCGCAACGGGCGATCGCCGCGCTCGGGGCCCGACGGGACGGTGTGCTGCGCCACCACCAGCCCCGGCGCGACGGCAGCGTGCGCGATACGGTCATGTTCAGCATCCTGGCCGACGAGTGGCCGGACGTGCGCGCGCGGCTGGATCACCGGCTGCGCGAAGGACCGTCGGGCTCAGCCGAGCGCGGTTGA
- a CDS encoding O-antigen ligase family protein, with amino-acid sequence MNQGVRAGWSGPARRSRKQRSAEDVAESDLFGWFKGVRWSISYAAFLVYIISLVTSRIPLGTEAMALALLGLAGEKGRIKAPPIVFIFGGFVLWGLVGWTLSADPLSTWNTVIQLAKVGAIMFVAVNVLTDVPRLRLFLLVFLGSFLVYPGRGSILNWVTGGNTLFGRAIWNYIYENPNDLAALTFFPLGIALYMMQEKGHHLARLGALASVGVCGFVIIITQSRGAMLALIPMVFLSVAGHHKKLRAISGLVFLVGVVAMFTPSDILDRFLGLKAASSGDLTALDDSNSAEGRFEIWKTAAGIFMDRPVTGWGLGTYRIKHRQATRFDVSITISARGGRDAHSTYLTLAAETGFIGVALFLALIVSVMRHASRARRRLRRYDPGLAMQIRFLQNALIAFLVAGIFGSFALLSFLYVHIATIYAAASLGERRAAEFKAARAGLVPPMGGRPLPAYAFATPR; translated from the coding sequence GTGAACCAAGGAGTCCGTGCCGGCTGGTCCGGCCCCGCGCGCCGTTCCCGGAAGCAGCGGTCCGCGGAGGACGTCGCCGAGAGCGACCTCTTCGGCTGGTTCAAGGGCGTCCGCTGGTCGATCTCCTACGCCGCCTTCCTCGTCTACATCATCTCGCTGGTCACGTCCCGGATCCCGCTCGGTACGGAGGCCATGGCGCTGGCCCTGCTCGGCCTCGCGGGCGAGAAGGGCAGGATCAAGGCGCCGCCGATCGTCTTCATCTTCGGCGGCTTCGTGCTGTGGGGCCTCGTCGGGTGGACCCTGTCGGCGGATCCCCTGTCGACCTGGAACACCGTCATCCAGCTGGCCAAGGTGGGCGCCATCATGTTCGTGGCGGTCAACGTCCTCACGGACGTGCCCCGCCTGCGCCTCTTCCTGCTCGTGTTCCTGGGCAGCTTCCTGGTCTATCCCGGCCGCGGCTCCATCCTCAACTGGGTGACCGGGGGCAACACCCTCTTCGGGCGCGCCATCTGGAACTACATCTACGAGAACCCGAACGATCTGGCCGCGCTGACCTTCTTCCCGCTCGGCATCGCCCTCTACATGATGCAGGAGAAGGGGCACCACCTGGCCCGTCTCGGTGCACTCGCGTCCGTCGGGGTGTGCGGCTTCGTGATCATCATCACGCAGTCGCGCGGCGCCATGCTGGCCCTCATCCCCATGGTGTTCCTGTCGGTGGCGGGCCACCACAAGAAGCTCCGGGCCATCAGCGGCCTCGTCTTCCTGGTCGGCGTGGTGGCCATGTTCACCCCGTCCGACATCCTGGACCGCTTCCTGGGCCTCAAGGCCGCCTCCAGCGGCGACCTGACGGCCCTGGACGACTCGAACTCCGCCGAGGGGCGCTTCGAGATCTGGAAGACCGCGGCCGGCATCTTCATGGACCGGCCGGTGACCGGGTGGGGCCTGGGCACGTACCGCATCAAGCACCGGCAGGCCACCCGCTTCGATGTCTCCATCACCATCTCCGCGCGGGGCGGGCGCGATGCCCACTCCACGTACCTGACCCTCGCGGCCGAGACCGGATTCATCGGCGTGGCTCTCTTCCTCGCGCTGATCGTTTCCGTGATGCGCCACGCCTCGCGTGCTCGACGGCGGCTCCGACGCTACGACCCCGGGTTGGCGATGCAGATCCGCTTCCTGCAGAACGCATTGATCGCGTTCCTGGTGGCCGGGATCTTCGGCTCCTTCGCGCTGCTGTCGTTCCTGTACGTGCACATCGCCACCATCTACGCGGCCGCCTCGCTCGGAGAGCGCCGCGCCGCGGAGTTCAAGGCGGCCCGGGCGGGCCTCGTTCCCCCGATGGGAGGGCGGCCCCTGCCCGCCTACGCATTCGCTACGCCGAGATGA
- a CDS encoding glycosyltransferase — MIPVVFCVDGFEEAGTELNAVRTAEHLDRSRFDLRVVALSERGTLQARYRAAGIPIETFTLGSLVKPPPVRQARALAAYLRRERIQIFHAQGIYENVFGVPVARWAGVPTVLASRRWFKTPTQDRLGTLNRLSYRLAHGVLANSRTVGRIVAEEDRVPGDRIHVIPNFLEDEALAPPPSGWIADRKAELALPGNALVVGSVARLRPEKDLAMMITAFAQVGRQWPDAYLVLVGDGPEEQSLRALVERLDLGARVRFAGRRASRPSMHAVFDVSLLSSASEGFPNTLLEAMAMGRPVVTTAVGGAPDAIEHDANGFLVPAGDADGFAQAMSRLLADAGLRARMGAEGRRRAEAYTVPRTVGALEQLYDRMLEGRH; from the coding sequence ATGATCCCGGTCGTCTTCTGCGTCGACGGGTTCGAGGAGGCGGGGACGGAGCTCAACGCGGTCAGGACCGCAGAGCATCTGGATCGCTCGCGCTTCGATCTGCGCGTCGTGGCCCTCTCGGAACGCGGGACGCTACAGGCCCGATACCGGGCGGCCGGCATCCCCATCGAGACGTTCACGCTCGGATCGCTGGTCAAGCCCCCACCCGTCCGGCAGGCGCGGGCGCTGGCCGCGTACCTGCGGCGCGAGCGCATCCAGATCTTCCACGCCCAGGGCATCTACGAGAACGTCTTCGGCGTGCCGGTGGCGCGCTGGGCCGGCGTTCCAACCGTGCTCGCCAGCCGTCGCTGGTTCAAGACGCCCACGCAGGATCGCCTGGGGACATTGAATCGCCTGTCGTACCGCTTGGCCCATGGCGTGCTGGCCAACTCGCGCACCGTGGGGCGGATCGTCGCGGAGGAGGATCGGGTTCCGGGAGATCGCATCCACGTGATCCCGAACTTCCTCGAGGACGAGGCCCTGGCGCCGCCGCCCTCCGGATGGATCGCGGACCGCAAGGCGGAGCTGGCGCTGCCCGGGAATGCGCTGGTGGTGGGCTCGGTGGCGCGTCTCCGGCCGGAGAAGGACCTGGCCATGATGATCACGGCGTTCGCGCAGGTGGGTCGGCAGTGGCCGGACGCCTATCTGGTCCTCGTCGGGGACGGACCCGAGGAGCAGAGCCTGCGGGCGCTCGTCGAGCGGTTGGACCTGGGCGCGCGCGTACGCTTCGCCGGCCGGCGCGCCAGCCGCCCCAGCATGCACGCGGTCTTCGATGTCTCGCTCCTGAGCTCGGCCAGCGAAGGCTTTCCCAACACGCTGCTGGAAGCCATGGCCATGGGCCGCCCCGTCGTCACCACCGCGGTCGGCGGCGCGCCCGACGCCATCGAGCACGATGCCAACGGCTTCCTGGTCCCGGCCGGCGACGCGGATGGCTTCGCCCAGGCCATGTCGCGCTTGCTGGCGGACGCGGGATTGCGGGCCCGCATGGGGGCGGAAGGGCGACGCCGCGCGGAGGCGTACACGGTTCCGCGTACGGTGGGTGCCCTCGAACAGCTCTATGATCGCATGCTGGAGGGCAGGCACTGA
- the asnB gene encoding asparagine synthase (glutamine-hydrolyzing) — MCGIAGWAGWEDAPPQAALERMCDVIVHRGPDDCGYHMGPRVALGMRRLSIIDLAGGHQPISSEDGRCTIVFNGEIYNHPELRRALEASGHTFATHSDTEAIVHLYEERGVDVVQGLNGMFAFAIWDDRTERLLVARDRLGIKPLYYWETAGGVAFASELKSIRALDRFRPELDEEALALYLMLGYVPDPLTIYQGVRKLPPGHRLTWSRSEGVRIEPWWTPLRDEDPGLDEAEATAEIQRLIEDAVRIRMIADVPLGAFLSGGIDSSTVVAYMTRHSSQPVRTFSIGFEEPEFNEADDARAVSEALGTDHTQLIVRPDVDALIEQVVLAFDEPFADPSSIPTFLVSELARRHVKVALSGDGGDELFGGYERYDEVLRTRRGPPDALAPALGGLVRRLPQATFGRNLMLDWTRDAEGRYAGRVGRSLDPREGGVGSAALTARANPFDRLLDPWFRQVPNGSLAHRMMSVDLLTYLPGDILTKVDRMSMAVSLEARVPLLDYRLAELAMRIPSGLKIRGGVGKWILREAVGPLLPPRVLEKRKQGFGVPLRDWFRKELKHRVDALATSDALAPWVDDAALQRVLREHHAGRRDQSATLWRLVVLDLWLTAEGAAPSRDLAALVEGR; from the coding sequence ATGTGCGGGATCGCGGGGTGGGCCGGTTGGGAGGACGCGCCCCCGCAGGCGGCGCTGGAGCGGATGTGCGACGTGATCGTCCATCGGGGGCCGGACGACTGCGGTTATCACATGGGACCGCGGGTGGCGCTCGGCATGCGGCGGCTGAGCATCATCGACCTGGCGGGCGGGCATCAGCCGATCTCGTCGGAGGATGGGCGCTGCACCATCGTCTTCAACGGCGAGATCTACAACCATCCGGAGCTGCGGCGCGCGCTGGAGGCCTCCGGGCACACCTTCGCGACGCACTCGGACACCGAGGCCATCGTCCATCTCTACGAGGAGCGGGGCGTCGACGTCGTCCAGGGCCTGAACGGGATGTTCGCCTTCGCCATCTGGGACGATCGCACCGAACGGCTCCTGGTCGCGCGGGACCGCCTGGGCATCAAGCCGCTCTACTACTGGGAGACGGCGGGCGGTGTGGCATTCGCCTCCGAGCTCAAGTCCATCCGGGCGCTCGATCGTTTCCGACCCGAGCTGGACGAGGAGGCGCTGGCGCTCTACCTGATGCTCGGCTACGTCCCCGATCCGCTGACCATCTACCAGGGTGTGCGCAAGCTCCCGCCGGGTCACCGCCTCACGTGGAGCCGGAGCGAGGGCGTGCGCATCGAGCCGTGGTGGACCCCGTTACGGGACGAGGATCCCGGCCTGGACGAGGCCGAGGCGACCGCCGAGATCCAGCGCCTCATCGAGGATGCCGTGCGCATCCGCATGATCGCGGACGTGCCGCTCGGCGCGTTCCTGTCGGGAGGCATCGACTCGTCCACGGTCGTGGCCTACATGACGCGCCACTCGAGCCAGCCGGTGCGCACGTTCTCCATCGGTTTCGAGGAGCCCGAGTTCAACGAGGCCGACGACGCGCGGGCCGTCTCCGAAGCGCTCGGCACCGATCACACACAGCTCATCGTGCGTCCCGATGTCGACGCCCTGATCGAGCAGGTCGTCCTGGCGTTCGACGAACCTTTCGCCGATCCCTCGTCCATTCCGACGTTCCTGGTCAGCGAGCTGGCCCGTCGTCACGTGAAGGTCGCGTTGTCGGGGGATGGCGGGGACGAGCTGTTCGGCGGCTACGAGCGTTACGACGAGGTGCTCCGCACCCGGCGCGGGCCGCCCGACGCGCTGGCCCCGGCGCTGGGCGGTCTGGTGCGGCGCCTGCCCCAGGCGACGTTCGGGCGGAACCTGATGTTGGACTGGACCCGCGATGCCGAGGGGCGCTACGCGGGTCGGGTGGGCCGCTCCCTGGATCCGCGCGAGGGCGGCGTGGGCTCGGCCGCTCTGACGGCCCGTGCCAACCCGTTCGACCGGCTCCTCGATCCATGGTTCCGCCAGGTGCCGAACGGGTCGCTCGCGCACCGGATGATGAGCGTGGACCTGCTCACCTACCTCCCGGGCGACATCCTCACCAAGGTCGACCGCATGTCCATGGCGGTCTCCCTGGAGGCGCGCGTTCCACTCCTGGACTACCGCTTGGCCGAGCTGGCCATGCGCATCCCCTCCGGCCTGAAGATCCGGGGCGGGGTGGGCAAATGGATCCTGCGCGAGGCCGTGGGCCCGCTGCTCCCGCCGCGCGTGTTGGAGAAGCGGAAGCAGGGGTTCGGCGTCCCCCTGCGCGACTGGTTCCGGAAGGAGCTCAAGCACCGGGTCGACGCATTGGCCACCTCCGACGCCCTCGCGCCGTGGGTGGATGATGCGGCGCTGCAACGGGTCCTCCGCGAGCATCACGCGGGGCGCCGCGACCAGTCCGCGACGCTGTGGAGGCTGGTCGTCCTCGACCTGTGGTTGACGGCGGAGGGGGCGGCCCCGTCCCGGGACCTCGCGGCGCTGGTCGAGGGTCGCTGA
- a CDS encoding Ig-like domain-containing protein has translation MRIRFSPARRALRGALPACALVLALSSCRSDALGPTFDLEQPVSGDLVVHPEELALGDGETGFLRPVLRTLTGQELGSFPNDKNIKWTVEYPAIASVSAGGVVSAKIPGETRVFAELNGQQAVALVAVRPKPDKLRPMLEVVHQGVIGATLADSVGVFLMDGGGLPVANTQVRFTIEAGGGAVSPRVATTDASGRVAFAWRLGSSVGLQAVRVDADGVPSIYLQAEAERTSDGLRLEIVRGDQQEGEVDALLQEPLVVRVVDEQGRVVANQPVTWEFTQGSAGSAAAAASPAGVPLTMAQNTTAAGTSEVQWKLGAAAGEQRAVARLANGNTVWFDAKAQAGLIDRIVTTPRQLEVDVGRTIQFQAKAYDGFGNVIPNASLNWKSSDESVATVNGNGVATGVSSGKAWIAASADSKSGVATLFVTSTGAAQLIAASGGGQSASVNATLPQPLVAIVRDGQGRGVPNMSVNWAVTSGGGSVSTDVTTTDSNGRTSVQWTLGPNSGTQRVAATAAGLQPANFVASASAGGAARVQLTPTSLALQIGQIRTLNAVLLDAQGNPVKGANFTWTTSNASVAIVDDGQVRGAGTGVAVITARSGSVSGTASVTVGSSVSRVTLSSPVSQVSAFGEVFGLSASAFNASGTKISGVAFQWSSSNSSVLSVSGVGQATSRANGQSWLKACAGNACDSVQVGVAQKLSKVQISPSSPSVAMGGQLQLNAQAQDKNGNAVTGASLSWSSGTPAVASVSGSGMVSGLKSGTTTVTASASHGSAGSASGQVTVNVAGGSTPPPPPPPPPSGSVPQLPQAYVQTSYQAPNGRQIRVRQGDDLQVAINQAQRGDILLLDPGATFTGNFRLPAKSGSGWIVITTNTSLPSQGTRVTPSSASNFARIMTDNTAPALWVLAGSSQYRIMGVEIGVSTSAPFNYGIVRLGETGSAQNTLSRVPSNIILDRVYVHGATNKPTKRCVEMNASPAAVVDSWLAECHYNGQDAQAILAWNAPGPFKIVNNHLEGSGETVMFGGADPSISGLIPSDIEIKHNHFFRPPSWRGQWTVKNHFELKMARRVLFEGNIVENNWKDAQTGFVVVIKSANQGGGAPWAVTEHVTMRYNVFRNVANGINISAAASGKASGTTNNVLIAHNVLERLGPKSSFGGDGILFQVLDPMTNIRIENNTGFAERAALIFAGSTGIPGFQFNNNIVTRGQFGIFGSGHGEGTSALNAYTTSHSFSGNVIVGAPAGMYPSSSGNAYPGNVSQVGFVNVGAGDYRLSGSSPYQGRGADIGSVNGATAGAN, from the coding sequence ATGCGAATCCGGTTCAGCCCGGCGCGCCGTGCGCTGCGCGGCGCCCTCCCAGCGTGTGCCCTCGTCCTCGCTCTCTCCTCCTGCCGGTCCGATGCCCTCGGACCGACGTTCGACCTCGAACAGCCCGTCTCGGGCGACCTCGTCGTCCATCCTGAAGAGCTGGCGCTCGGCGACGGCGAGACGGGGTTCCTGCGGCCCGTGCTCCGCACCCTGACGGGTCAGGAGCTGGGGTCCTTCCCGAACGACAAGAACATCAAGTGGACGGTTGAGTACCCTGCCATCGCGTCGGTGAGCGCCGGTGGCGTGGTCAGCGCGAAGATCCCTGGCGAGACCCGGGTCTTCGCGGAGCTCAATGGACAGCAGGCGGTGGCGCTCGTCGCCGTCCGCCCCAAGCCCGACAAGCTGCGCCCGATGTTGGAGGTGGTGCATCAGGGCGTGATCGGCGCCACCCTCGCCGACAGCGTCGGGGTGTTCCTGATGGACGGTGGCGGGCTGCCGGTGGCCAACACCCAGGTCCGTTTCACGATCGAGGCGGGCGGGGGTGCAGTCTCGCCCCGGGTGGCCACCACGGATGCATCCGGCCGCGTCGCGTTCGCATGGCGACTGGGGAGCTCGGTGGGGCTGCAGGCGGTCCGCGTGGACGCGGACGGAGTCCCCTCGATCTACCTGCAGGCCGAAGCGGAGCGGACGTCGGACGGCCTGCGTCTGGAGATCGTCCGGGGGGACCAGCAGGAAGGCGAGGTCGACGCGCTGCTCCAGGAACCCCTGGTCGTGCGCGTCGTGGACGAGCAGGGCCGGGTGGTGGCCAACCAGCCGGTCACGTGGGAGTTCACCCAGGGCTCGGCCGGAAGCGCCGCTGCGGCCGCTTCTCCGGCGGGCGTCCCGTTGACCATGGCGCAGAACACGACGGCGGCCGGCACGTCCGAGGTCCAGTGGAAGCTCGGTGCCGCCGCCGGCGAGCAGCGCGCCGTGGCCCGCCTCGCCAACGGCAACACCGTGTGGTTCGATGCCAAGGCCCAGGCCGGCCTCATCGACCGCATCGTCACCACACCCCGCCAGCTGGAGGTCGACGTCGGTCGGACCATCCAGTTCCAGGCCAAGGCCTACGACGGCTTCGGCAACGTGATCCCGAACGCATCGCTCAACTGGAAGTCGTCGGATGAGAGCGTCGCGACCGTGAACGGGAACGGCGTAGCTACGGGCGTGTCCAGCGGGAAAGCCTGGATCGCCGCTTCCGCCGATTCCAAGTCCGGTGTGGCCACGCTGTTCGTGACGTCGACCGGTGCCGCGCAGCTCATCGCCGCCTCGGGCGGCGGTCAATCGGCGAGCGTCAACGCCACGCTGCCCCAGCCGCTCGTCGCGATCGTCCGCGACGGACAGGGCCGGGGCGTGCCCAACATGTCGGTCAATTGGGCCGTCACGTCGGGAGGCGGCAGCGTCTCCACCGACGTGACGACCACCGATTCGAACGGCCGCACCTCCGTGCAGTGGACGTTGGGCCCCAACTCCGGCACGCAGCGCGTGGCCGCCACGGCCGCGGGGCTGCAACCGGCCAATTTCGTGGCGTCCGCCTCCGCAGGCGGCGCCGCGCGCGTCCAGCTCACGCCCACGTCACTGGCGCTGCAGATCGGACAGATCCGGACCCTCAACGCCGTGCTCCTGGACGCCCAGGGCAACCCCGTCAAGGGCGCCAACTTCACCTGGACCACGTCCAACGCGTCGGTCGCAATCGTCGATGATGGACAGGTGCGCGGGGCCGGCACCGGTGTGGCGGTGATCACGGCCCGGTCGGGGTCCGTCTCCGGGACGGCCTCCGTCACGGTGGGCTCCAGCGTGAGCCGCGTGACGTTGAGCAGCCCCGTATCACAGGTCAGCGCGTTCGGTGAGGTCTTCGGGCTCTCCGCCTCCGCGTTCAACGCATCCGGTACGAAGATCTCGGGTGTCGCCTTCCAGTGGAGCTCGAGCAACAGCTCGGTCCTGAGCGTGAGCGGTGTGGGTCAAGCGACCTCGCGAGCCAACGGCCAGTCCTGGCTCAAGGCCTGCGCCGGGAACGCCTGCGACAGCGTCCAGGTCGGCGTGGCGCAGAAGCTGTCCAAGGTCCAGATCAGCCCGAGCTCGCCTTCCGTCGCGATGGGGGGGCAGCTGCAGCTGAACGCGCAGGCCCAGGACAAGAACGGCAACGCCGTGACCGGTGCGTCGCTGTCCTGGTCGTCGGGGACGCCGGCGGTCGCCAGCGTCAGCGGTTCCGGGATGGTTTCCGGTCTCAAGTCCGGGACCACCACCGTGACCGCCTCCGCCTCGCACGGATCGGCGGGCTCCGCGTCGGGCCAGGTGACGGTGAACGTGGCCGGTGGCAGCACGCCGCCGCCGCCGCCGCCGCCGCCCCCGAGCGGGAGCGTGCCGCAGCTTCCGCAAGCGTACGTGCAGACGTCCTATCAGGCGCCCAACGGTCGCCAGATCCGGGTGCGGCAGGGCGACGACCTGCAGGTCGCCATCAACCAGGCGCAACGGGGCGACATCCTGCTGCTGGATCCCGGCGCCACCTTCACGGGCAACTTCCGGTTGCCGGCGAAGTCGGGAAGCGGCTGGATCGTGATCACGACGAACACGTCGTTGCCGTCACAAGGCACGCGGGTCACGCCGTCGAGCGCGTCCAATTTCGCCCGGATCATGACGGACAATACGGCGCCCGCGCTCTGGGTGCTGGCTGGATCGTCGCAGTACCGCATCATGGGGGTGGAGATCGGCGTGTCCACGTCGGCGCCCTTCAACTACGGCATCGTCCGCCTGGGTGAGACCGGCTCGGCGCAGAACACGCTGTCGCGGGTCCCCTCCAACATCATCCTGGACCGCGTCTACGTGCACGGGGCCACCAACAAGCCCACGAAGCGTTGCGTGGAGATGAACGCCTCACCGGCCGCCGTCGTGGATTCCTGGCTGGCGGAGTGCCACTACAACGGTCAGGACGCGCAGGCCATCCTGGCCTGGAACGCCCCCGGTCCGTTCAAGATCGTGAACAACCACCTGGAAGGATCGGGAGAGACCGTGATGTTCGGCGGAGCCGATCCGTCCATCTCCGGTCTGATCCCGTCCGACATCGAGATCAAGCACAACCACTTCTTCCGGCCTCCGAGCTGGAGGGGGCAGTGGACGGTCAAGAACCACTTCGAGCTCAAGATGGCGCGCCGGGTGCTCTTCGAGGGCAACATCGTCGAGAACAACTGGAAGGACGCGCAGACCGGGTTCGTGGTGGTGATCAAGTCCGCCAACCAGGGCGGCGGTGCACCCTGGGCGGTCACGGAGCACGTGACCATGCGCTACAACGTCTTCCGCAACGTGGCCAACGGGATCAACATCTCCGCGGCTGCCTCGGGCAAGGCGTCCGGCACGACCAACAACGTGCTGATCGCGCACAACGTCCTGGAGAGGCTGGGGCCGAAGAGCTCCTTCGGTGGTGACGGCATCCTGTTCCAGGTGCTCGACCCGATGACCAACATCCGGATCGAGAACAACACCGGCTTCGCGGAACGCGCCGCGCTGATCTTTGCCGGCTCGACCGGGATCCCCGGCTTCCAGTTCAACAACAACATCGTGACCCGCGGCCAGTTCGGGATCTTCGGCAGCGGTCACGGCGAGGGCACATCCGCACTCAATGCCTACACGACCAGTCACTCCTTCTCAGGGAATGTCATCGTGGGTGCGCCCGCGGGCATGTATCCCTCGAGTTCCGGGAACGCGTATCCCGGGAACGTGTCGCAGGTGGGCTTCGTGAATGTCGGTGCCGGCGACTACCGGCTGAGCGGTTCCAGTCCCTACCAGGGAAGGGGCGCCGACATCGGCAGCGTGAAC